The Elusimicrobiaceae bacterium genome has a window encoding:
- the rpsJ gene encoding 30S ribosomal protein S10 has translation MAEKTEKKARILSQERIRIKLRSYDHRMLDNSVARIVETAQKTGAIVAGPVLLPVRIKKYTVLRSPHTDKKSREQFEMRIHKRLIDLKSPTSKTVDELMKLDLPAGVDVAIKSN, from the coding sequence ATGGCAGAAAAAACTGAAAAAAAAGCTAGAATTCTCAGCCAAGAAAGAATCCGCATCAAACTGCGCTCTTACGATCACCGCATGCTCGACAACAGCGTTGCCCGCATCGTGGAAACCGCGCAGAAAACCGGTGCTATCGTCGCCGGTCCGGTTCTTTTGCCGGTGCGCATTAAGAAGTATACCGTACTTCGTTCTCCGCACACTGACAAAAAATCTCGTGAGCAGTTTGAAATGCGTATCCACAAACGGCTGATTGACCTGAAAAGTCCCACCTCTAAGACCGTCGATGAGTTGATGAAATTAGATCTCCCCGCCGGTGTTGATGTGGCAATTAAAAGCAACTAA